One Panicum virgatum strain AP13 chromosome 9K, P.virgatum_v5, whole genome shotgun sequence genomic region harbors:
- the LOC120650310 gene encoding auxin-responsive protein IAA12-like codes for METVVGDLMATELRLGLPGTIDEMKAAAPSTPRGKKRTTTDAVEDAAAKEASKRDAEAAPPAAKAPVVGWPPVRSYRKSCFQASSKQSKATKEEAAPSSNAAAPSAAANTTTTAGAFVKVSMDGAPYLRKVDLRMYKGYRELREALEAMFVSSNSGGANLSEFAVTYEDKDGDLMLVGDVPFEMFTSTCKKLRIMKRSEATGLGSARQ; via the exons ATGGAAACCGTCGTGGGCGACCTCATGGCCACCGAGCTCAGGCTCGGCCTCCCGGGAACCATCGACGAGATGAAGGCCGCGGCGCCGTCGACGCCTAGGGGAAAGAAGCGCACCACCACCGACGCCgtggaggacgccgccgccaaggAGGCCAGCAAGCGTGATGCCGAGGCAGCACCTCCTGCAGCCAA GGCCCCCGTCGTAGGTTGGCCGCCGGTGAGGTCGTACCGGAAGAGCTGCTTCCAGGCGAGCAGCAAGCAGAGCAAGGCGAccaaggaggaggcggcgcccagcagcaacgccgccgcgccatccGCGGCCgcgaacaccaccaccaccgccggcgccttcGTCAAAGTGAGCATGGACGGCGCGCCCTACCTGAGGAAGGTGGACCTGAGGATGTACAAGGGCTACAGGGAGCTCCGGGAGGCCCTGGAGGCCATGTTCGTCTCCTCCAACAGCGGCGGCGCCAACCTGTCCGAGTTCGCCGTCACCTACGAGGACAAGGACGGCGACCTGATGCTCGTCGGCGACGTGCCATTCGA GATGTTCACTAGCACTTGCAAGAAGCTGAGGATCATGAAGAGATCTGAAGCCACAGGCCTGGGATCAGCGAGACAATGA